In Hirschia baltica ATCC 49814, the genomic stretch GCTCAACAGTAACGCCATTTCCATCTGTAGATAACGACCCGTATGCACGCTCTCCTCCATCACCTTCTACGGCTGCAACCAGAACGCCATTTTCGTTCAAGACCGCTTCTGAGAGATTACCTGTATTTACGAAAGTTCCAACCGGCAGCCCAGTTGAGCTACTGATACCTGAATAGTAAATCAATTGACCATCAGAATCTGCTGGAGCGCCAGCATAATTTTCTACGACGAGATCAGAAACGACATTGGTCTGGCGTGGGCCCAATCCTGCAGTATCAAATCCACGGAATGTATTTCCACCCTTGTAAAACCTATTATTTACGCGAATGGAATCATCATTCCAACCATCAATATATCCTGCCTTGACGCCTGCAGTAAGTGTAAACCCGGGCGCAATGCCCTTATACGTCGATGCATTCAACTCTTGCTTAACGTAATTAACATCTCCACCAAGACCAGCAAAATCTTGTTGCCAAGTTATTCTATATCCACCTGTCGGGTCGATAGGGTCATTCCGGTGGTCTCGAACCAATGAATATCCAACAGAAGACGTTAACTGCTCTCCTAATTGGTCACATATACTAATGCTGTTGGTGAGTAGACATTGCTCACGACTTTCGATGGTTGATCTTGTGCCATCACTATTGGTCTGAGCTAATTGGAGGTCATCTTGTCTTAAATTATATCTGAGTCCCAATTGCGTTCTATTTCCCAAAGGAAAGCCAACGCGAAGCCCTGCTCCAATCACGCTATTTGAGTAATTCGCAATATTTAAATAGTTGGTTTTGTTCGCATAAAGGTCAAAACCTGCAGCCATATTTCTGTCCTGAAACCTTGGCTCTGTGAAACGGAATTCGTAATTTTCTTGATATTGTGACGATTGAATATTCGCAGTAACAGACTGTCCACGGCCGCGGAAGTTCCGCTGTGTTGCAGATACAGAGACTAGAAAAGCATCTGCTGAAGAATACCCAACTGAGAACGCTAATTCTCCAGTGGGCTGTTCTTGGACTGCGACTTTCACAATCGTTTTATCAGGAGCTGAACCTGGCTCTTCAGTGATCTCTACGTCTTTAAAGAAACCCAGACTTCTGATGCGGTTTCGAGATTGATCTAAAAGAATCCGGTTGAAAGCATCACCTTCTGCCAATAGAAGTTCTCTTCTAACAACATGGTCTAGTGTTTGCGTGTTCCCAACAATATCCAAGCGTTCAACATAAACACGCGGCCCTTCATCGACGACAAAAGTAACATTTACCTTTTGAGTTTCAGGATCTCTGTCTATTTGAGGTTTAACATCCACAGATGCATATCCTGCACTACCAGCTGCAAAAGTAATTGCTTCAACCGCATCCTCGATAAGGTCTGCTTTATAAAGATTACCTTCTCTTGTCGGGACAATAGCCTTCAATCTTACTGTTGATAATTTTTCAAGCGTTGTTTCAACACTAATTTCACCGAAATTATACAGGGGACCTTCATCTATGGTGAAGGTCATATAAAAATCTTTTTGATCCGGCGTTAACTCCGCAATAGAAGATGTTACGCGGAAATCAGCATACCCTTCATTTGTATAAAACTGACGTAGAAGCTCTCTGTCATATTCCATACGATCTGGATCAAAGTTATCGTTTGATTCAAAGACCCGCCACCATCTAGACTGACGTGTCACAACTTCCGAACGCAGCTTACTATCTTTAAAAACTTCATTACCGATAAAGTTAATTGATTTCACACCCGTTTTGGGACCTTCGGTTATCTCAAATATAAGATCCACACGGTTCTGCGCTAAAGGCTTATATGTTGGAGTAACCGATGCTGCAAAACGACCTGCTCGCCGGTAAGCTTCTAGAATTTTTTGTACATCTTGCTGAACTCTCGCTTGTGTAAACACTTCACGCGGCGCAGCTTCTGTTTCTTCAGTCAGTTTATCATCGCGAATGGAGCTATTGCCCTCAAATATCACCTGATTGATGATTGGATTTTCACTGACGCGAACAACAAGTTCGCTACCATTCTTTTCAAAAAGCACATCTGCAAACAATTGCGTTGCAAAAAGCGTTTTCAGTGACAAATCCAGACGTTCGGAGTCAAAATTATCTCCAGGCTCTACAAGTAAGTATGAGAGAATAGTTCTGGTTTCAATTCTTTGATTGCCTTCGACAACTATATGCGAAATTGCTTCTTGGTTAACAGATTGAGCGTGCACTAAGGCCGATCCACTCAGTTCTGCAACTGCAAAATAAGCACCAGCTGAAGTCGTCAGTGCCAGTGCACTCGCGAACAAAGATCGCATGTTAGTATCCTCTACACGTCTCAAAACGCCCTGCCTTGCCTTAATCATACTCTTATGACAACAGGCCGCTAAAAACATCAAGCAGCCCAAGCCGCCTAATATCATTCCAAGTAACAGCGATAAAGAAAACCCCGACTACCGCAAGCCCCCCACGCAGAAGATATTCCTGAAACTTCAGAGAAACTTCTGATCCAACAACTGTTTCGTAAAGACCCAACAACGCAGAATAGCCATCCAACATTGGAATCGGCAACAGGTTGAAAAAACCAATACTTACTGAGAACATCGCAATCAATTCAAGCATTTGCCAGAATGTACCGCTCAGCCTTTCTTTAAATCCAATATCTGTTCGTTTCATATTGCTGTCGACAACGCGATCAGCAATATCTCCCATTCCCAATGGGCCTCTCATCTTGTCAAAGTTATCTTTGCCGAAAATAAGGCGGTTTAAGACTTTTAATGTTTTCCTGATGACATTCGCCGTTTGGTCAGCACCTAAGCTAACTGCTTCGAATGTAGACACGTCTTCAATAGCGATCAACTTAGACGACATACTTACACCGATACGGCCGATTTCATCTTCTATTCCTAGGCGTTCATTAATGAACATCTCTCGACGTGGAATGACGATTAAATCAATTTCTTCACCATTACGAAGAAGCGAGAGTTTTACAGGTTCGTCAGCACTATACGCGACCGCTTCAATGACATCTCCCGCACTAGAAACTGCTCTGTCGTCAGCTGCAACGATAATATCTCCATCCAATACACCAGCCTCATACGCTGCACTATTTTCCAGAACATTCTCGACAGTAACATCGCCATACAAAGGCTTACCTTGGCTAAAAATAACCGCATAAATTAAGATAGCCAATATAAAATTCGCTACTGGTCCAGCCATGGAGACAATGACTCTTTGCCAAGCAGCCAAGTCTTTGTAATATCGTCCTTTGGGCTTTTTTGGATTGTCAGAAATAGAATTATCGCCTTCTTGTTCACCAACGAATTTGACAAACCCTC encodes the following:
- the bamA gene encoding outer membrane protein assembly factor BamA, with protein sequence MRSLFASALALTTSAGAYFAVAELSGSALVHAQSVNQEAISHIVVEGNQRIETRTILSYLLVEPGDNFDSERLDLSLKTLFATQLFADVLFEKNGSELVVRVSENPIINQVIFEGNSSIRDDKLTEETEAAPREVFTQARVQQDVQKILEAYRRAGRFAASVTPTYKPLAQNRVDLIFEITEGPKTGVKSINFIGNEVFKDSKLRSEVVTRQSRWWRVFESNDNFDPDRMEYDRELLRQFYTNEGYADFRVTSSIAELTPDQKDFYMTFTIDEGPLYNFGEISVETTLEKLSTVRLKAIVPTREGNLYKADLIEDAVEAITFAAGSAGYASVDVKPQIDRDPETQKVNVTFVVDEGPRVYVERLDIVGNTQTLDHVVRRELLLAEGDAFNRILLDQSRNRIRSLGFFKDVEITEEPGSAPDKTIVKVAVQEQPTGELAFSVGYSSADAFLVSVSATQRNFRGRGQSVTANIQSSQYQENYEFRFTEPRFQDRNMAAGFDLYANKTNYLNIANYSNSVIGAGLRVGFPLGNRTQLGLRYNLRQDDLQLAQTNSDGTRSTIESREQCLLTNSISICDQLGEQLTSSVGYSLVRDHRNDPIDPTGGYRITWQQDFAGLGGDVNYVKQELNASTYKGIAPGFTLTAGVKAGYIDGWNDDSIRVNNRFYKGGNTFRGFDTAGLGPRQTNVVSDLVVENYAGAPADSDGQLIYYSGISSSTGLPVGTFVNTGNLSEAVLNENGVLVAAVEGDGGERAYGSLSTDGNGVTVEPQIRALGTALGGKAYAIGTVELSIPIPFAPEEMGIGAALFTEFGSVGLLDDIAKTGSNPTVETFGSTGFALSETSIDDTFGLRASAGLSVFWDSPFGPIRFDFSEILASEEYDRTESFRFSTRTQF
- a CDS encoding M50 family metallopeptidase; this encodes MDVLVSQFLNLFSIVSSVVPFIIMIGVVVTIHELGHYYAGRAFGAAVESFAFGFGKSIFEVSDKRNTRWRLNWLPLGGFVKFVGEQEGDNSISDNPKKPKGRYYKDLAAWQRVIVSMAGPVANFILAILIYAVIFSQGKPLYGDVTVENVLENSAAYEAGVLDGDIIVAADDRAVSSAGDVIEAVAYSADEPVKLSLLRNGEEIDLIVIPRREMFINERLGIEDEIGRIGVSMSSKLIAIEDVSTFEAVSLGADQTANVIRKTLKVLNRLIFGKDNFDKMRGPLGMGDIADRVVDSNMKRTDIGFKERLSGTFWQMLELIAMFSVSIGFFNLLPIPMLDGYSALLGLYETVVGSEVSLKFQEYLLRGGLAVVGVFFIAVTWNDIRRLGLLDVFSGLLS